The Streptomyces laurentii genome contains a region encoding:
- a CDS encoding peptidase M48 ste24p (Peptidase family M48; cl12018;~identified by MetaGeneAnnotator; putative;~peptidase M48 Ste24p [Streptomyces clavuligerus ATCC27064]): protein MARTPGTTGRGARSRYAPDRGLSTRMATTMFLIGLLYVVFVGVLMVLLRGSWPLILVIAGGLFIAQFWFSDKIAALGMGAREVTREQAPDLHGTVDRICALADMPKPKVAIADSDVPNAFATGRGEKTALVCVTTGLLRRLEPEELEGVLAHEMSHVAHRDVAVMTIASFLGVLAGMMTRVALYSGLGRGRDPGTAAVMILVPVVSGAVYVLSFLLTRVLSRYRELAADRAAALLTGRPSALASALTKVSGEMARIPTQDLRKAEPYNAFWFVPAFSSKESLGRLLATHPTLEQRLDQLARISARLGEA, encoded by the coding sequence ATGGCCAGGACGCCTGGGACGACCGGACGCGGGGCGCGGTCGCGCTACGCCCCGGACCGGGGGCTCTCGACCCGGATGGCGACGACGATGTTCCTGATCGGGCTGCTGTACGTGGTCTTCGTCGGCGTCCTGATGGTGCTGCTGCGCGGTTCCTGGCCGCTGATCCTGGTGATCGCGGGCGGGCTCTTCATCGCGCAGTTCTGGTTCAGCGACAAGATCGCCGCCTTGGGCATGGGCGCCCGGGAGGTCACCCGGGAGCAGGCACCCGATCTGCACGGCACCGTGGATCGCATCTGCGCGCTCGCCGACATGCCGAAGCCGAAGGTGGCGATCGCCGACAGCGACGTGCCCAACGCCTTCGCCACCGGACGGGGCGAGAAGACGGCGCTGGTCTGCGTCACCACCGGCCTGCTGCGCCGGCTCGAACCGGAGGAACTGGAAGGCGTCCTCGCGCACGAGATGTCGCACGTGGCGCACCGCGACGTCGCGGTGATGACGATCGCCTCGTTCCTCGGCGTGCTCGCCGGGATGATGACCCGCGTCGCGCTCTACAGCGGTCTCGGCCGCGGCCGTGACCCCGGCACCGCCGCCGTGATGATCCTCGTCCCCGTGGTCAGCGGTGCCGTCTACGTGCTCAGCTTCCTGCTGACCCGGGTCCTCTCGCGCTACCGCGAGCTGGCCGCCGACCGGGCCGCCGCGCTGCTCACCGGCCGGCCGTCGGCGCTCGCCTCCGCGCTCACCAAGGTGTCCGGCGAGATGGCCCGGATCCCGACGCAGGACCTGCGCAAGGCGGAGCCGTACAACGCCTTCTGGTTCGTGCCCGCCTTCTCCTCGAAGGAGAGCCTGGGCCGGCTGCTGGCCACCCACCCCACCCTGGAACAGCGGCTCGACCAGCTCGCCCGGATCTCGGCGCGGCTCGGCGAGGCGTGA
- a CDS encoding hydrolase (Alpha/beta hydrolase family; pfam12697;~hydrolase [Streptomyces viridochromogenes DSM40736];~identified by MetaGeneAnnotator; putative), whose amino-acid sequence MRTATVTADGDRIRWVELPGREPSRVFVHGLGATSPAYFTEVAVHPLLAGHRSLLIDLLGHGLSDRPTGFGYSLEEHADALAAALVAADVSGAELIAHSMGGSVAIVLAARHPRLVSRLVLVDANLDPLPRVPGSGGSSGIAAYTEREFLDGGWEEVRDRAGAHWWSTMRLAGREALHRSATRLVEGTVPTMRELLLDLKIPRTFLLPEADGPLPGADALAEAGVAVVPIPDCGHNIMLDNPQAFVEATAAALAAEGRP is encoded by the coding sequence GTGCGTACCGCCACCGTGACAGCCGACGGCGACCGGATCCGCTGGGTGGAACTGCCGGGGCGGGAGCCGTCACGAGTGTTCGTGCACGGCCTGGGCGCGACCTCGCCCGCCTACTTCACGGAGGTCGCGGTCCACCCGCTGCTGGCCGGACACCGCTCCCTGCTGATCGACCTGCTCGGCCACGGGCTCAGCGACCGGCCGACCGGCTTCGGCTACAGCCTGGAGGAGCACGCCGACGCCCTCGCCGCGGCCCTCGTCGCCGCGGACGTCTCCGGCGCCGAACTGATCGCGCACAGCATGGGCGGCTCCGTGGCGATCGTCCTGGCCGCCCGGCACCCGCGTCTGGTGTCCCGGCTGGTCCTGGTCGACGCCAACCTCGACCCGCTCCCCCGCGTGCCCGGGAGCGGCGGCAGCAGCGGCATCGCCGCGTACACCGAGCGGGAGTTCCTGGACGGCGGCTGGGAGGAGGTACGCGACCGGGCCGGCGCCCACTGGTGGTCCACCATGCGCCTCGCCGGCCGGGAGGCCCTCCACCGCAGCGCGACACGCCTCGTCGAGGGGACCGTGCCCACCATGCGCGAGCTGCTGCTGGACCTGAAGATCCCGCGCACCTTCCTCCTGCCGGAGGCCGACGGTCCCCTCCCGGGGGCCGACGCGCTCGCCGAGGCCGGCGTCGCGGTGGTCCCGATCCCGGACTGCGGCCACAACATCATGCTCGACAACCCCCAGGCCTTCGTGGAGGCCACCGCCGCCGCCCTCGCGGCCGAGGGCCGGCCGTAG
- a CDS encoding secreted penicillin binding protein (Flavoprotein; cl08021;~NTF2-like N-terminal transpeptidase domain; pfam05223;~Penicillin binding protein transpeptidase domain; cl01009;~identified by MetaGeneAnnotator; putative;~secreted penicillin binding protein [Streptomyces clavuligerus ATCC27064]), whose amino-acid sequence MALAVLGGAGYWGYTTLSDDGEGTDDPRVAEATAALTAFLDAWETGDAKRAAGLTDTPDNAESLIKSVMTNLKPSRTQIEAGRGERKAGQGVTIPFTVKMAIPGAGDYSWTSQTNVVEGKGAGGAGASGKGQPGAKWQVEFTTQMVHPAMVPGQTLALKSRERAAVLDANGEELRAGSLVGVVDPKTGKGVSGLQARYDKQLAGGGGQAKSVVVVARETGEVVKNLTSAGKGKGTPVRTTIDPEVQEAAAAALEGVKKNAAIVAIDPETGHILAAANMPGGMNRALEGRYPPGSTFKVVTAAALLQQGMKPSDRADCPKFAEVNGQRFENQDQFVLPSGSTFRDSFAHSCNTFFVNSRSKLPSSGLHDTAAAFGIGGTWDVGTLTYDGSVPVSNSDNDKAAGTIGQARVQASPLVMASIAATVKSGSFKQPVLIPDAVKKRYEASATLDAGVVDSLRDMMRATVTQGAGKALRGLSGEPHAKTGTAEFGSETPPRTHAWMIGYQGDRNLAWSVLLEDGGSGGRDAGPIAATFLENLTR is encoded by the coding sequence GTGGCGCTCGCCGTGCTGGGCGGCGCCGGTTACTGGGGATACACGACTCTTTCGGACGACGGGGAAGGCACGGACGACCCCCGGGTGGCGGAGGCGACGGCCGCGCTGACCGCCTTTCTCGACGCCTGGGAGACCGGCGACGCCAAGCGGGCCGCCGGGCTGACGGATACCCCCGACAACGCCGAGTCCTTGATCAAATCCGTGATGACCAATCTGAAACCGTCCCGCACGCAGATCGAGGCGGGCCGGGGAGAACGGAAAGCGGGGCAGGGAGTCACGATTCCGTTTACCGTGAAAATGGCCATTCCGGGGGCGGGTGACTACTCCTGGACCTCCCAGACGAATGTGGTGGAGGGCAAGGGTGCCGGGGGCGCGGGGGCTTCCGGAAAAGGTCAGCCCGGCGCGAAGTGGCAGGTGGAGTTCACCACGCAGATGGTCCACCCGGCCATGGTTCCGGGACAGACGCTCGCCCTCAAGTCCCGTGAGCGGGCCGCCGTCCTGGACGCCAACGGCGAGGAGCTGCGGGCCGGATCCCTCGTCGGGGTCGTCGACCCCAAGACCGGCAAGGGTGTCTCGGGTCTCCAGGCGCGGTACGACAAGCAGCTCGCGGGCGGCGGGGGGCAGGCCAAGTCGGTCGTGGTGGTGGCGCGCGAGACCGGTGAGGTGGTCAAGAACCTGACCAGCGCCGGCAAGGGAAAGGGCACCCCGGTCCGTACGACCATCGACCCCGAGGTCCAGGAGGCCGCGGCAGCCGCCTTGGAGGGCGTGAAGAAGAACGCGGCCATTGTCGCCATCGACCCCGAGACCGGCCACATCCTCGCGGCCGCGAACATGCCCGGCGGCATGAACCGCGCCCTGGAGGGCCGCTATCCGCCCGGCTCCACCTTCAAGGTGGTGACGGCCGCCGCCCTGCTCCAGCAGGGGATGAAGCCGTCCGACCGCGCGGACTGCCCCAAGTTCGCCGAGGTCAACGGCCAACGGTTCGAGAACCAGGACCAGTTCGTGCTGCCGTCGGGCTCCACCTTCCGGGACAGCTTCGCCCACTCCTGCAACACCTTCTTCGTCAACTCCCGTTCCAAGCTGCCCTCGTCCGGCCTCCACGACACCGCCGCGGCCTTCGGCATCGGCGGCACCTGGGACGTCGGCACCCTCACCTACGACGGCAGCGTCCCGGTGTCGAACAGCGACAACGACAAGGCCGCCGGCACCATCGGACAGGCGCGCGTGCAGGCGTCCCCGCTCGTCATGGCCTCCATCGCGGCCACGGTGAAGTCGGGCTCCTTCAAGCAGCCGGTCCTCATTCCGGACGCCGTGAAGAAGCGGTACGAGGCGTCCGCCACGCTGGACGCCGGAGTCGTCGACTCGCTGCGGGACATGATGCGCGCGACGGTCACCCAGGGCGCGGGCAAGGCGCTGCGCGGCCTGTCCGGCGAACCGCACGCCAAGACCGGCACGGCCGAGTTCGGCTCCGAGACCCCGCCCCGTACGCACGCGTGGATGATCGGCTACCAGGGGGACCGGAACCTCGCCTGGTCGGTCCTCCTGGAGGACGGCGGTTCCGGCGGCCGGGACGCCGGACCCATCGCGGCCACGTTCCTGGAGAACCTGACGAGGTGA
- a CDS encoding hypothetical protein (DNA-binding protein [Streptomyces albus J1074];~Helix-turn-helix XRE-family like proteins. Prokaryotic DNA binding proteins belonging to the xenobiotic response element family of transcriptional regulators; cl15761;~Predicted transcriptional regulator [General function prediction only];~identified by MetaGeneAnnotator; putative), translating to MDTAQQEATARARELQRSWYGEPLGALFRRLIDDLGLNQARLAAVLGLSAPMLSQLMSGQRAKIGNPAVVQRVQALQELAGQVADGSVSAAEAADRMDQIKKSQGGSVLTSGNGQSTGTSGAPTVRRVVREIQSLLRSVAAAGDILDAADSLAPAHPELAEFLRVYGAGRTADAVAHYEAHQN from the coding sequence ATGGACACAGCGCAGCAGGAAGCCACGGCAAGAGCCCGCGAGCTTCAGCGCAGTTGGTACGGGGAGCCGCTCGGCGCGCTGTTCCGCCGGCTGATCGACGACCTCGGGCTGAACCAGGCCCGGCTCGCCGCCGTGCTCGGTCTCTCGGCGCCCATGCTGTCCCAGCTGATGAGCGGCCAGCGGGCCAAGATCGGCAACCCGGCCGTGGTCCAGCGGGTCCAGGCGCTCCAGGAGCTGGCCGGGCAGGTCGCGGACGGCAGCGTGAGCGCCGCCGAGGCGGCGGACCGGATGGACCAGATCAAGAAGTCGCAGGGCGGCTCCGTGCTGACCTCGGGCAACGGCCAGTCCACCGGGACGAGCGGGGCGCCGACCGTGCGCCGCGTGGTCCGCGAGATCCAGTCCCTGCTGCGCTCCGTGGCCGCGGCCGGCGACATCCTCGACGCCGCCGACTCGCTCGCGCCCGCGCACCCCGAGCTGGCAGAGTTCCTCCGGGTGTACGGCGCCGGGCGCACCGCGGACGCGGTCGCCCACTACGAGGCGCACCAGAACTGA
- a CDS encoding serine/threonine protein kinase (ATP binding site [chemical binding];~Catalytic domain of Protein Kinases; cd00180;~Serine/Threonine protein kinases, catalytic domain; smart00220;~activation loop (A-loop);~identified by MetaGeneAnnotator; putative;~serine/threonine protein kinase [Streptomyces griseus subsp. griseus NBRC13350];~substrate binding site [chemical binding]): MGEVFAGRYELIDPIGRGGVGAVWRAWDHRRRRYVAAKVLQQSDAHTLLRFVREQALRIDHPHVLAPASWAADDDKVLFTMDLVAGGSLSHVIGDYGALPPRFVCVLLDQLLSGLATVHAEGVVHRDIKPANILMEVTGTGRPHLRLSDFGISMRKGEPRLTETNYVVGTPGYFAPEQLLGAEPDFTADLFAVGLVGLYLLQGRRPDSDALVRHFLAHGTPSAPQGIAEPLWQVLAGLLQPDPQTRFRTATGARKALTAAVELLPEPGPGGEEPVEIFDQIGPLPAGFGPNGPEAPTPAPEPQPQAPLPGPSETGSFHLPPPPPRTPVSQAPAATPAPVAPTVPTAPLTPAAGPPAPAYAPVPQPAPAYAGPYGPPTPATPPAPTVPTTPAPVPARRPGPPAKVAVPVLVTALVCFAVGIWALIQA, translated from the coding sequence ATGGGTGAGGTCTTCGCGGGTCGGTACGAGCTGATCGACCCGATCGGCCGCGGCGGGGTCGGCGCGGTCTGGCGTGCCTGGGATCACCGGCGCCGCCGTTACGTGGCGGCGAAGGTGCTCCAGCAGAGCGACGCCCACACCCTGCTGCGCTTCGTGCGCGAGCAGGCGCTGCGCATCGACCATCCGCACGTGCTGGCCCCGGCCAGCTGGGCCGCGGACGACGACAAGGTCCTGTTCACCATGGACCTGGTGGCGGGCGGATCGCTGTCGCATGTGATCGGGGACTACGGCGCGCTGCCGCCCCGCTTCGTGTGCGTCCTGCTCGACCAGCTGCTGTCCGGGCTCGCCACGGTGCACGCGGAGGGGGTCGTGCACCGCGACATCAAACCGGCGAACATCCTGATGGAGGTCACCGGCACCGGGCGGCCGCATCTGCGGCTGTCGGACTTCGGCATCTCCATGCGCAAGGGCGAACCGCGGCTCACCGAGACCAACTACGTGGTGGGGACGCCCGGTTACTTCGCGCCCGAGCAGCTGCTCGGCGCCGAGCCGGACTTCACGGCCGACCTGTTCGCGGTCGGCCTGGTCGGGCTCTATCTGCTGCAGGGCCGCCGGCCCGACTCCGACGCGCTCGTCCGGCACTTCCTCGCCCACGGCACGCCGAGCGCCCCGCAGGGCATCGCGGAGCCGCTGTGGCAGGTGCTGGCGGGGCTGCTCCAGCCCGATCCGCAGACCCGGTTCCGTACGGCCACGGGGGCGCGCAAGGCGCTGACCGCGGCGGTCGAACTGCTGCCCGAACCGGGGCCCGGCGGCGAGGAGCCGGTCGAGATCTTCGACCAGATCGGCCCGCTGCCGGCCGGCTTCGGCCCGAACGGCCCCGAGGCGCCCACGCCCGCACCGGAACCGCAGCCGCAGGCGCCCCTGCCCGGGCCGTCCGAGACGGGCAGCTTCCATCTGCCGCCGCCCCCGCCCCGTACGCCCGTCTCGCAGGCTCCGGCGGCCACTCCCGCGCCGGTGGCTCCGACGGTGCCCACGGCGCCCCTGACGCCCGCTGCGGGCCCGCCGGCGCCCGCGTACGCCCCCGTGCCCCAGCCCGCGCCCGCGTACGCCGGTCCCTACGGCCCGCCCACACCGGCCACCCCGCCCGCACCCACCGTGCCGACCACCCCGGCACCCGTCCCGGCCCGCCGACCCGGCCCTCCGGCCAAGGTCGCGGTCCCGGTCCTCGTCACCGCCCTCGTGTGCTTCGCCGTGGGCATCTGGGCCCTCATCCAGGCATAG